Proteins encoded by one window of Dreissena polymorpha isolate Duluth1 chromosome 11, UMN_Dpol_1.0, whole genome shotgun sequence:
- the LOC127850798 gene encoding uncharacterized protein LOC127850798 produces the protein MFESAGSIVEKILREEADDRLPEASRPDYTNLLRNCNRRRQRQRPKDPTDMDFELDMAFINEKISSSFFRAEVRNGERRHLIFATDQQLQLLKKAKTWYIDGTFKVVRQPFYQLLSIHTFVRSGDDMKQLPLLFAVMAGKTSEDYTQVFKGVMDILHNETRVKEFMVDFEAGMWQGLREVFVDPTIKGCAFHWNQAVWRHVQSLGLQSAYSQRDTVFTFVRKVMSIPFLQAEHVNQRL, from the exons ATGTTCGAATCCGCTGGATCCATTGTTGAGAAGATTTTGCGTGAAGAAGCAGATGACCGCCTTCCCGAAGCGTCCAGGCCTGATTATACCAACCTCTTAAGGAATTGCAACAggcgacgccaacgccaacgccccAAAGATCCCACAGACATGGACTTTGAG CTCGACATGGCGTTCATCAACGAGAAGATCTCGTCGTCTTTCTTCCGGGCCGAGGTCCGCAACGGCGAAAGACGACATCTTATATTCGCCACAGACCAGCAACTTCAACTGTTGAAGAaagcaaagacatggtacatTGACGGAACGTTTAAGGTGGTCCGACAACCCTTTTACCAGTTGCTTTCCATTCATACTTTCGTAAGGTCCGGTGACGACATGAAGCAGCTTCCGTTACTGTTTGCGGTGATGGCCGGAAAAACCAGTGAAGACTACACACAG GTTTTCAAAGGCGTCATGGACATCCTCCATAACGAAACTCGAGTGAAAGAATTCATGGTCGATTTTGAAGCCGGGATGTGGCAGGGCCTCCGGGAAGTTTTCGTCGACCCAACAATTAAAGGATGTGCCTTTCACTGGAACCAGGCCGTATGGCGGCACGTGCAAAGCCTCGGTCTCcag AGCGCCTACAGTCAACGCGACACTGTATTCACCTTTGTCCGCAAGGTCATGTCTATACCGTTCTTGCAAGCGGAACATGTGAACCAGCGATTATGA
- the LOC127850758 gene encoding uncharacterized protein LOC127850758: MIYTFSTNMMQLKSIAIIFVSTYILLVRTDLMCQDESNHDDEERLLERVIRNELALETLLKEIKGTNEDVIKGLREMRNTKTEVGELANKLERSETVTTLKTGKFMKDALSNITSELVRIRSNLDDATTNWQTDVPSAIKRGPPSIQPVYFHARSPAEAKLDADQDVIFTFIELNEGSGYNSSSGIFTASIAGLYMFSVQYCTMYGQNAWLAIVKNGTLIQVARNYGSSGSSPCATMQVISTMAVGDTVWVRTVARTELHENDGVYRSTFFGVLLV; the protein is encoded by the exons ATGATTTATACTTTCTCAACAAACATGATGCAACTGAAAAGCATTGCAATTATTTTTGTGAGTACGTATATTTTGTTGGTGAGAACGGATTTGATGTGTCAGGATGAGTCGAACCATGATGATGAAGAACGGTTACTGGAGAGAGTAATTAGAAACGAACTGGCACTGGAAACCCTATTGAAAGAAATCAAGGGGACAAACGAAGATGTTATTAAAGGATTGCGAGAAATGCGGAACACGAAAACGGAGGTCGGTGAGTTAGCTAATAAACTCGAAAGATCAGAAACCGTGACAACGCTGAAAACTGGTAAATTTATGAAAGACGCCCTGTCAAACATTACATCGGAACTCGTCAGAATAAGGAGCAATCTGGATGATGCGACCACTAATTGGCAGACTGATGTGCCGTCAGCTATAAAACGAG GGCCGCCGTCAATCCAGCCCGTGTATTTCCACGCTCGCTCACCGGCGGAAGCCAAGCTCGATGCCGACCAAGATGTAATCTTCACATTCATCGAACTCAACGAAGGAAGCGGCTACAATTCATCCTCGGGGATATTTACTGCCTCGATTGCAGGACTGTACATGTTCAGCGTTCAATATTGCACGATGTACGGTCAGAACGCGTGGCTTGCAATTGTCAAGAATGGGACGCTCATACAGGTGGCCCGAAACTACGGCTCTTCAGGCAGCTCCCCGTGCGCCACCATGCAAGTTATCTCCACCATGGCCGTGGGGGACACTGTGTGGGTTCGCACTGTCGCTCGTACAGAACTGCATGAAAATGATGGAGTGTATCGGTCAACATTTTTCGGCGTATTGTTGGTTTGA
- the LOC127850723 gene encoding uncharacterized protein LOC127850723 gives MRDESMSMNFATQDARENSPQIKTLPTTTKTTTINTSVLASSSTDRYSEGIELSNACREWYYSRRERVEAAKERTADAGKNTRPSTKIVSAMDMLRKEMASLMDLDLSLMKQLLTMNEAIEDIKSQSTFRSRPSSLASSGDLSASDWSVSETDMYLSSNDICAKPIECCKTTTSGLCNSRHFFQEKFSSSSVSDLCNSHMALIGVYQEQNSFDSGIFHDA, from the exons ATGCGCGACGAATCTATGAGTATGAATTTTGCAACACAAGACGCGAGGGAAAATTCTCCTCAAATAAAGACATTGCCGACGACGACAAAGACGACGACGATTAATACTAGTGTGTTGGCTTCGTCGTCAACAGATAGATACAGTGAGGGAATCGAGCTATCGAACGCCTGTCGGGAGTGGTATTACAGCCGACGGGAAAGGGTAGAAGCGGCCAAGGAGAGGACGGCCGACGCCGGCAAAAATACTAGACCAAGCACAAAAATAGTGTCAGCTATGGACATGCTCCGAAAAGAAATG GCCTCTCTGATGGACCTCGACCTGTCCTTGATGAAGCAGCTCCTTACAATGAACGAGGCAATCGAGGACATCAAAAGCCAGTCAACTTTTCGGTCAAGACCCTCTAGTCTCGCCTCGTCTGGTGATTTGAGCGCCTCTGATTGGTCGGTCTCGGAAACGGACATGTACTTGTCGTCAAATGACATCTGTGCAAAGCCAATCGAATGCTGCAAAACGACGACATCTGGCTTGTGCAACAGTAGGCATTTCTTTCAAGAAAAGTTCTCCAGTTCTTCGGTGTCAGACCTATGTAATAGTCACATGGCATTGATCGGCGTCTATCAAGAACAAAATTCATTTGACTCGGGTATTTTTCACGATGCTTGA